The following nucleotide sequence is from Streptomyces sp. NBC_00239.
GCAGAGCGCGATGGGCGCCCGCCCCACGAAGGTCGCGTACGCCGGCTCCAGCACCGGGCCGCACGCCTGCCGGCCGCCCACCGGGTTGGGGCGGTCCAGCACCACCACGGCGAGACCGGCCGACGCGGCCGCCTCCATGCAGTCGTACAGGGTCCAGATGTACGTGTAGAAGCGGGCGCCGACGTCCTGGATGTCGAAGACGACGGTGTCGACCCCGGCGGCCGTGAACACGTCCGTGAGCGGGCGGCCGCGCAGCCCGTAGACGTCGTACACCGGCAGCCCGGTCGCCGGATCCCGGGACGGTCCCTCGGAGGAGCCGGCCTGCGCGGTGCCCCGGAAGCCGTGCTCGGGGCCGAACACCGCGACCAGATCCACCCGGTCGTCCGCGTGCATGACGTCCACGATGTGGTGGCCGTCCGCCGTGATCCCCGTCGGGTTGGTGACGACGCCGACGCGGCGGCCGGACAGTGCGGCGTATCCGGACTCCGCGAGGCGTGCGAACCCCGTGCGCACGGGGCCCCGGTCGTGGCCGGCGGCGGCGACGGGAGGAGCGGCGGTGCGCGCAGTGGTGGCGGGAGAAGCGGCGGCGGGGGAGGAGACGCGGGAAGCGGCCGGGGAGGAGGCGGCAGCGGCTGCTCCCGGCGCCGCGTGCGCCGCGTGCGCCGCGCCCGCGACCCCGGCCGCTCCCGTCAGTGCCAGCAATGCGCGTCGTGACAGCGTCGTCATGGCGCCCACCGTAGGGCGGGGCGGGGGAGCGGGCCGGGTCCGCGCGGCCGGGTTCCGGCCGGTTCCACCCCTTCCGGCCGTACATACCGACTGGTTAGTCTGCCGCTGGTCCGGCGGTCGGCCGGGTATCCGGCAGAGAGGTGGTTCCCGTGGGCGCTTTCGAGGGACAGGGCGTGGTCGTGACCGGCGCGGGCGGCGGCATCGGGGCCGCGCTGGCCCGCCGGTTCGCCGCGGAGGGCGCGCGGGTCGTCGTGAACGACCTCGACCCGGAGAAGGCCGCAGCCGTGGCCGCCGAACTCGGCGGCGGGGCCCGCGCGCTGCCCGGCGACGCCTCGGACGTCGCCGACCGGGCCCGCGAAGCGCTCGGCGGGGCCGTCGACGTGTACTGCGCCAACGCCGGGCTGGGCTCGCCGGGCGACGCCTTCGCCGCCGAAGAGGTGTGGGAGGCGGCCTGGGACACCAACGTGATGGCGCACGTGCGCGCCGCCCGTGCCCTGCTGCCGCACTGGCTGGAGCGCGGCAGCGGCCGCTTCGTCTCCACGGTCTCCGCCGCCGGGCTGCTCACCATGATCGGGGCGGCCCCGTACAGCGTCACCAAGCACGGCGCGCTCGCCTTCGCGGAGTGGCTCTCGCTGACCTACCGGCACCGGGGCGTCGACGTGCACGCCATCTGCCCGCAGGGCGTGCGCACCGACATGCTCACCGCGGCGGGCAGCGCGGGCGAACTCGTCCTCGCCCCCACGGCGATCACGCCCGAGGCGGTGGCCGACGCGCTGTTCGACGGCATGGCGAAGGGCACCTTCCTGATCCTCCCGCACCCCGAGGTGGCCGACTACTACGCGACCCGGGCAACGAACCCCGATCGGTGGCTCGGCAGTATGAACCACCTGCAACAGAAGTGGGAGGACGGATGACACACCTGGGGGCGACGGCGGGACCGGGGTCAGCGGCGGGGTCGGGGCCTCGGTCGGGGTCGGGACCGAGGCCAGGGTCGGGGGCGAGGTCGGCGTCGGGACCGAGGCCGGGGCCAGGGCCAGGGTCGGCGTCGGGACCGGGGCCGGGGTCAGGGTCGGCGTCAGGGCCGGGGCCGGGGCCGGGGTCAGGGTCGGTGCCCGGGGCGGGGCCGGGGTCCGGGGTCCGGCCCGGGGTGCCGGTCGGGTCGCGGTACGCGGCCAAGCCGTGGCTCGGGCTGCTCAGTGCGGCGCAGCTGGCGCCGGTGAGCCCCGGGCCGAGCGTGCTGCGTGCCTTCCGGGACGCCGTCGGGCGGGCCCCCGAGCGGGTCGCGCTCGCCTA
It contains:
- a CDS encoding SDR family oxidoreductase yields the protein MVPVGAFEGQGVVVTGAGGGIGAALARRFAAEGARVVVNDLDPEKAAAVAAELGGGARALPGDASDVADRAREALGGAVDVYCANAGLGSPGDAFAAEEVWEAAWDTNVMAHVRAARALLPHWLERGSGRFVSTVSAAGLLTMIGAAPYSVTKHGALAFAEWLSLTYRHRGVDVHAICPQGVRTDMLTAAGSAGELVLAPTAITPEAVADALFDGMAKGTFLILPHPEVADYYATRATNPDRWLGSMNHLQQKWEDG
- a CDS encoding exo-beta-N-acetylmuramidase NamZ family protein; its protein translation is MTTLSRRALLALTGAAGVAGAAHAAHAAPGAAAAASSPAASRVSSPAAASPATTARTAAPPVAAAGHDRGPVRTGFARLAESGYAALSGRRVGVVTNPTGITADGHHIVDVMHADDRVDLVAVFGPEHGFRGTAQAGSSEGPSRDPATGLPVYDVYGLRGRPLTDVFTAAGVDTVVFDIQDVGARFYTYIWTLYDCMEAAASAGLAVVVLDRPNPVGGRQACGPVLEPAYATFVGRAPIALCHGMTAGELAGLFRAEFLSGGPELDVVRMEGWRRDAFFDGTGLPWVPPSPNMPTPDTALVYPGTCLFEATNLSEGRGTTRPFELLGAEGVDRRWAAAADALGLPGVWVREAHFTPVFSKFKDRTVGGVRLLVHDREAYDPVLTGIGLLVTARRTWPGFAWRADRWIDRLTGSDRVRTLIDSGAEPAEVAADWQPGLARFRAVRARHLLYP